A single genomic interval of Methylocystis sp. IM3 harbors:
- a CDS encoding DUF167 family protein — MAEPEAPWIAERDGVTLWLRLTPKGGRDSIDGIETLADGKTVLKARVRAAPEDGRANAALIELIARALSAPKKAVSIRSGETSRVKKLFVAGDPAPYLDALARLAPTKG, encoded by the coding sequence TTGGCCGAGCCCGAGGCGCCCTGGATCGCCGAGCGCGACGGAGTCACGCTCTGGCTGCGCCTGACGCCGAAGGGCGGGCGCGATTCGATCGACGGAATCGAGACGCTCGCCGACGGCAAGACCGTGCTGAAGGCGCGCGTGCGCGCCGCGCCGGAGGATGGTCGCGCAAATGCGGCGCTGATCGAGCTGATCGCCAGGGCGCTCTCGGCGCCAAAGAAGGCCGTGTCCATCCGCTCGGGCGAAACGAGCCGCGTGAAAAAGCTTTTCGTCGCGGGAGATCCCGCGCCCTATCTCGACGCGCTGGCCCGGCTGGCGCCAACAAAAGGTTGA
- a CDS encoding fimbria/pilus outer membrane usher protein produces the protein MTRDATGRVIETSTPFMVNSKILSQGIFDWSFEAGLPRQYYAILSDRYARTAVASGSMRGGLTDWLTLQAHGETSSSRFGGASAGASFRLLDRAVATLAGGGSYWRGEIGGLFYASLETRLFGVSVSASSQRTIGIFNDLASVTAPTSSFYNQPLASPTGNFYGYPWSPGASAAFFRSYYDSLRPSRALDRISLGFAAPFDEKTALNLTLANIAGGGGVNNSRMLTLGATRAFFGDVTAYIAVTYDFLRADQRGVFAGLSIPLGGETTMSASFSPRNKATAVMADAGRMVGQEPGSWGWRVRSAGLTSQTAYREASMGYRHEYGRIDLGASQMNRRFGGYAQAEGSVAGVWGGGVGLGNPVSDAFALVNAGAPGVEVLMENRPIGRTNMFGALVVPNLRAYETNRLALNVETLPLDRSVAQSERIVRPARNAGVAVDFAGKRRQAGVTVILKDASGAFLPPGSRAVVNGSGEPAVVGYDGRLWLTEPQAQNEIVVSLGMNECRTSFSYAPESPRTIGPVVCE, from the coding sequence GTGACGCGTGACGCGACGGGCCGGGTGATCGAGACCTCGACGCCCTTCATGGTCAACAGCAAGATATTGAGCCAGGGGATTTTCGATTGGTCCTTCGAGGCTGGCCTGCCGCGCCAGTATTACGCAATCCTGTCCGATCGATATGCGCGCACCGCTGTCGCTTCCGGCTCGATGCGCGGCGGGCTGACGGACTGGCTCACCCTGCAGGCGCATGGCGAAACCTCGTCTTCCCGCTTCGGCGGCGCCAGCGCGGGCGCGAGCTTCCGCCTTCTCGATCGCGCCGTGGCGACCTTGGCGGGCGGCGGGAGCTACTGGCGCGGCGAGATTGGCGGACTCTTCTACGCGAGTCTGGAGACCCGCCTCTTTGGCGTTTCCGTCTCCGCCTCCTCGCAGCGCACGATTGGAATTTTCAACGATCTCGCCTCGGTGACGGCGCCGACCTCCAGCTTCTACAATCAGCCGCTCGCGTCGCCGACCGGCAATTTCTATGGCTATCCCTGGAGTCCGGGCGCATCGGCCGCTTTTTTCCGATCCTACTACGACAGCCTGCGGCCGTCGCGCGCGCTCGATCGCATCTCGCTCGGCTTCGCCGCGCCCTTCGACGAAAAAACCGCGCTCAACCTGACGCTCGCCAATATCGCGGGGGGCGGGGGCGTCAATAATTCGCGCATGCTGACCTTGGGCGCCACGCGCGCCTTCTTCGGAGACGTCACCGCCTATATCGCCGTCACCTACGATTTCCTCAGAGCCGACCAGCGCGGCGTCTTCGCCGGCCTTTCCATCCCACTGGGCGGGGAGACCACAATGTCGGCGTCTTTCTCGCCGCGGAACAAGGCGACGGCCGTGATGGCGGACGCCGGGCGCATGGTCGGCCAGGAGCCGGGCTCCTGGGGCTGGCGCGTTCGCAGCGCCGGTCTGACGAGCCAGACCGCCTATCGCGAAGCCTCAATGGGCTATCGCCATGAATATGGCCGCATCGACCTGGGGGCGTCGCAGATGAACCGGCGCTTCGGGGGCTATGCGCAGGCGGAAGGCTCGGTCGCGGGGGTCTGGGGCGGCGGCGTGGGTCTCGGCAATCCGGTCAGCGACGCCTTCGCACTGGTGAACGCCGGGGCGCCGGGGGTCGAAGTGCTCATGGAAAACCGCCCGATCGGGCGCACGAATATGTTCGGCGCGCTCGTGGTCCCTAATCTGCGCGCCTATGAGACGAACCGCCTCGCGCTCAATGTCGAGACGTTGCCGCTCGACCGTTCAGTCGCGCAGTCCGAGCGCATCGTGAGGCCGGCGCGCAATGCGGGCGTGGCCGTGGATTTCGCGGGCAAGCGGCGCCAGGCCGGGGTCACGGTCATACTCAAGGACGCGAGCGGCGCATTTCTCCCGCCCGGCTCGCGGGCTGTCGTCAATGGATCAGGCGAACCCGCCGTCGTTGGCTACGATGGCCGTCTCTGGCTGACGGAGCCGCAAGCGCAGAATGAAATCGTCGTGTCGCTCGGCATGAACGAATGCCGGACGTCTTTCTCTTACGCGCCGGAGAGCCCCCGCACGATCGGTCCCGTCGTCTGCGAATGA
- the sufB gene encoding Fe-S cluster assembly protein SufB: MAARQETVARVEEIDVDAYKYGFTTDIESEKAPKGLSEDIVRFISAKKNEPEWLTEWRLEAYRRWLTMREPNWARVNYPAIDYQDLYYYSAPKSTPGPKSLDEVDPELLRTYEKLGIPLREQEILAGVETRKVAVDAVFDSVSVATTFKEELAKAGVIFCPISEAVQTHPELVRKYLGSVVPVTDNFYATLNSAVFSDGSFVYVPKGVRCPMELSTYFRINEQKTGQFERTLIIADEGSYVSYLEGCTAPKRDENQLHAAVVELVALDDAEIKYSTVQNWYPGDSEGKGGIYNFVTKRGDCRGRNSHISWTQVETGSAITWKYPSCILRGDGSQGEFYSIAVSNGHQQVDSGTKMIHLGRNTRSRIVSKGISAGKSQNTYRGQVSAHRKADGARNFTQCDSLLIGHECGAHTVPYIESKNPSAQFEHEATTSRISEDQLFYAMQRGLSAEEATALIVNGFVRDVLQQLPMEFAVEAQKLISISLEGSVG, encoded by the coding sequence ATGGCGGCTCGTCAGGAGACCGTTGCGCGCGTCGAGGAAATCGACGTCGACGCCTATAAGTATGGCTTTACGACCGATATCGAGTCGGAGAAGGCGCCCAAGGGGCTGAGCGAAGACATTGTTCGCTTCATCTCCGCCAAGAAGAACGAACCCGAGTGGCTGACCGAATGGCGGCTGGAGGCCTATCGCCGCTGGCTGACCATGCGTGAGCCGAATTGGGCGCGGGTCAATTATCCTGCGATCGACTATCAGGACCTTTATTACTACTCCGCGCCGAAATCGACGCCGGGTCCGAAGTCGCTGGACGAGGTCGATCCAGAGCTTCTGCGCACCTATGAGAAGCTCGGCATCCCGCTGCGCGAGCAGGAGATTCTCGCGGGCGTCGAGACGCGCAAGGTGGCGGTCGACGCCGTGTTCGATTCGGTCTCCGTCGCGACGACCTTCAAGGAGGAACTGGCGAAGGCAGGGGTGATCTTCTGCCCGATCTCCGAGGCCGTGCAGACGCATCCCGAACTCGTGCGTAAATATCTCGGCTCGGTCGTGCCGGTGACCGACAATTTCTACGCCACGCTGAACAGCGCCGTCTTCTCCGACGGCTCCTTCGTCTATGTGCCCAAGGGCGTGCGCTGCCCGATGGAGCTTTCGACCTATTTCCGCATCAACGAGCAGAAGACGGGGCAATTCGAGCGCACGCTGATCATCGCCGACGAAGGCTCTTATGTCAGCTATCTCGAAGGCTGCACGGCGCCAAAGCGCGACGAGAATCAGCTCCACGCCGCGGTGGTCGAACTCGTCGCGCTCGACGACGCCGAGATCAAATATTCAACGGTGCAGAACTGGTATCCCGGCGACAGCGAGGGCAAAGGCGGCATTTACAATTTCGTCACCAAGCGCGGCGATTGCCGGGGCCGCAATTCGCATATTTCCTGGACGCAGGTGGAGACGGGATCGGCGATCACCTGGAAATATCCGTCCTGCATTTTGCGCGGCGATGGTTCGCAAGGCGAATTCTATTCGATTGCGGTGTCGAACGGCCATCAGCAGGTCGACAGCGGGACGAAGATGATTCATCTGGGCCGCAACACCAGAAGCCGCATCGTGTCCAAGGGCATTTCGGCAGGCAAGTCGCAAAACACCTATCGCGGACAGGTCTCGGCGCATCGCAAGGCGGATGGCGCGCGCAACTTCACGCAATGCGACAGTCTGCTGATCGGCCACGAATGCGGAGCGCATACGGTACCCTATATCGAATCGAAGAACCCGAGCGCGCAGTTCGAGCACGAGGCGACGACCTCGAGGATCTCCGAGGACCAGCTGTTCTACGCCATGCAACGCGGGCTCTCGGCCGAAGAGGCGACGGCGCTGATCGTCAACGGATTCGTGCGCGATGTCTTGCAGCAATTGCCGATGGAGTTCGCGGTCGAGGCGCAAAAGCTGATCTCGATCTCGCTCGAGGGGAGCGTGGGGTAA
- the sufC gene encoding Fe-S cluster assembly ATPase SufC: MLEIKNLHVSVGDRKILKGLSLTVKDGEVAAIMGPNGTGKSTLSYVIAGREGYDVTDGEVLLNGENILGLEPNERAARGLFLAFQYPVEIPGVATMTFLKAAMNAQRRARGDAELQTPDFMKRVRDAAGKLGVSQEMLRRPLNSGFSGGEKKRMEVLQMALLEPTVGILDETDSGLDIDALRVVSEGVNALRSPRRSFLVITHYQRLLDYIKPDTVHVMAKGVIQRSGGPELALELEERGYQEYLSDEAA; encoded by the coding sequence ATGCTCGAAATCAAAAACCTCCACGTTTCGGTCGGCGACCGAAAGATTCTCAAGGGTCTTTCCCTCACCGTAAAGGACGGCGAGGTCGCCGCCATCATGGGGCCGAACGGCACCGGTAAGTCGACGCTCTCCTATGTGATCGCCGGCCGCGAGGGCTATGATGTCACGGACGGCGAGGTTCTGCTCAATGGCGAGAACATTCTCGGCCTCGAGCCCAACGAGCGCGCCGCGCGGGGGCTGTTTCTCGCCTTTCAATATCCGGTCGAAATCCCCGGCGTCGCCACCATGACCTTCCTCAAGGCCGCGATGAACGCCCAGCGACGTGCGCGTGGGGACGCGGAGTTGCAGACGCCCGACTTCATGAAGCGCGTGCGCGACGCCGCGGGCAAGCTCGGCGTGTCTCAGGAGATGTTGCGCCGGCCGCTCAACTCCGGCTTCTCCGGCGGCGAGAAGAAGCGCATGGAAGTGTTGCAGATGGCGCTGCTGGAGCCGACCGTCGGCATTCTCGACGAGACCGACTCCGGCCTCGACATCGATGCTCTGCGGGTCGTGTCGGAGGGCGTCAATGCGCTGCGGTCGCCGCGACGCTCCTTCCTGGTCATCACCCATTATCAGCGGCTGCTCGACTACATCAAACCTGACACGGTGCATGTGATGGCGAAGGGCGTGATTCAACGCTCGGGCGGGCCGGAACTGGCGCTGGAGCTCGAAGAGCGCGGATACCAGGAATATCTGTCGGACGAGGCGGCGTAG
- a CDS encoding replicative DNA helicase, with protein MPPVEHLAGARLYQVAQPDAPAYRSPPHNIEAEQALLGAILVNNDAFDRVSDFLRPEHFSEELHRRIFETTAQLIRAGKLATVVTLKTFLADIELPAGVTIQAYLARLAAEATTIINAEDYGRIIHDLALRRDLIVIGEDIVNTAFDSPVDASPRAQIEEAERKLYSIAETGRYEGGFQRFSDALAIAIDMASSAYMRDGHLSGIATGLIDLDEKMGGLQKSDLIIVAGRPGMGKTALATNMAFNIAKAYQFDVEPDGSHKTINGGIVGFFSLEMSAEQLATRVIAEQSGVPSYKIRRGDLNQDDFERIVAASREMQSIPFYIDQSGGISIAQLVARARRLKRQKGLDLLVVDYLQLLAGSRSRGDNRVQELTEITTGLKALAKELNVPVIALSQLSRQVESRDDKRPQLSDLRESGSIEQDADVVLFVYREEYYLKNKEPREGTEEHINWMAEMERAHGRAEAIIGKQRHGPTGTVPLAFEAEVTRFSNLADEDKLPARM; from the coding sequence ATGCCTCCAGTCGAACACTTGGCGGGCGCGCGCCTCTATCAGGTCGCGCAGCCCGATGCGCCAGCCTATCGCTCGCCTCCGCATAATATCGAGGCCGAACAGGCGCTGCTCGGCGCCATTCTCGTCAACAACGACGCCTTCGATCGCGTCTCCGACTTCCTGCGCCCCGAGCATTTCTCGGAGGAGCTGCATCGCCGCATCTTTGAGACGACCGCGCAGCTCATCCGCGCCGGCAAGCTCGCCACCGTCGTCACGCTGAAAACCTTTCTCGCCGACATCGAACTGCCGGCCGGCGTGACGATCCAGGCCTATCTCGCCCGTCTCGCCGCCGAGGCGACGACGATCATCAACGCCGAGGACTATGGCCGAATCATCCACGACCTCGCCCTGCGCCGCGACCTCATTGTCATCGGCGAAGACATCGTCAACACGGCTTTCGATTCGCCCGTCGACGCGAGCCCGCGCGCGCAGATCGAGGAGGCTGAGCGCAAGCTCTATTCGATCGCCGAGACGGGCCGCTATGAAGGCGGCTTTCAGCGTTTTTCCGACGCGCTCGCCATCGCCATCGACATGGCGTCCAGCGCCTATATGCGCGACGGCCATCTCTCCGGCATTGCAACGGGTCTGATTGATCTCGACGAGAAGATGGGCGGCCTGCAAAAGTCCGACCTCATCATCGTCGCCGGCCGTCCCGGCATGGGCAAGACGGCGCTCGCCACCAACATGGCCTTCAACATCGCGAAGGCATACCAGTTCGACGTGGAGCCCGATGGTTCCCACAAGACCATCAATGGCGGCATCGTCGGTTTCTTCTCGCTCGAAATGTCCGCCGAGCAATTGGCGACGCGCGTGATCGCGGAACAATCCGGCGTGCCGAGCTACAAGATTCGACGCGGCGATCTCAACCAGGACGATTTCGAGCGCATCGTCGCGGCCTCGCGCGAGATGCAGAGCATTCCCTTCTACATCGACCAGAGCGGCGGCATCTCCATCGCGCAGCTCGTCGCGCGGGCCCGGCGGCTGAAGCGGCAGAAGGGTCTCGATCTCCTGGTCGTCGACTATTTGCAGCTTCTCGCCGGCTCGCGGTCGCGCGGCGACAATCGCGTGCAGGAGCTCACCGAAATCACCACCGGCCTGAAGGCGCTGGCGAAGGAGCTGAACGTTCCGGTGATCGCGCTTTCGCAGCTCTCGCGTCAGGTCGAATCGCGCGACGACAAGCGCCCGCAGCTCTCCGACCTCCGCGAATCGGGCTCTATCGAGCAGGACGCCGACGTGGTGCTCTTCGTCTACCGCGAGGAATACTACCTCAAGAACAAGGAGCCGCGCGAAGGCACCGAGGAGCATATCAACTGGATGGCCGAGATGGAGCGCGCCCATGGCCGCGCCGAGGCCATCATCGGCAAGCAACGCCACGGCCCCACTGGGACAGTCCCCCTCGCCTTCGAGGCGGAGGTCACGCGCTTCTCGAACCTCGCCGACGAGGACAAACTGCCGGCTCGGATGTGA
- a CDS encoding YggT family protein — MSYAVLSLLLTILDLYWWVVIISVILSWLVAFDVLNTRSQAAQTIWRAVDALTEPLLRPIRSVLPAIGGLDLSPLILLLGIQFLQNLLTHSVG, encoded by the coding sequence ATGTCTTACGCAGTCCTCAGTCTCCTGCTCACCATCCTCGACCTTTACTGGTGGGTGGTGATCATCTCGGTCATCCTTTCCTGGCTCGTCGCCTTCGACGTGCTCAATACGCGCTCCCAGGCGGCCCAGACCATCTGGCGCGCGGTCGACGCACTGACTGAGCCGCTCCTGCGTCCGATCCGCTCGGTTCTGCCGGCCATCGGCGGTCTGGATTTGTCGCCGCTGATCCTGCTTCTCGGCATCCAGTTCCTGCAAAATCTCCTGACCCACAGCGTGGGCTGA
- a CDS encoding fimbrial biogenesis chaperone, translating to MKYATGALSSLLLVFAAAPALAAALQVAPVTLEIPPPGATSVVTLKNGSDRPLTAQLRVVRWRQVEGQDDYETTEAVVASPPVVELSGNQNYTVRIVRADQSPVAEEESYRLIVDELPTAGAPGARAVNLLLRYSIPVFFYAPDAESPKLAWRFRKKDGRIVVTLRNDGGRHVRISALKLKDRSGAVASFGGGLVGYVLPHSEVQWTSQLAKGFAGDTAALSAMSDQGPIDAEATAER from the coding sequence ATGAAATACGCCACTGGCGCTCTTTCGAGCCTTCTCCTTGTTTTCGCCGCGGCGCCCGCCCTTGCGGCCGCCCTTCAGGTCGCGCCCGTGACGCTCGAAATCCCGCCGCCGGGGGCGACGAGCGTGGTCACTCTCAAAAATGGAAGCGATCGCCCGCTCACGGCGCAACTGCGTGTGGTCCGGTGGCGTCAGGTCGAGGGCCAGGACGATTATGAGACGACCGAAGCCGTCGTCGCCAGCCCGCCCGTCGTCGAGCTTTCGGGCAATCAGAACTATACGGTGCGGATCGTGCGCGCCGATCAGTCTCCGGTCGCCGAGGAGGAAAGCTACCGCCTGATCGTCGACGAGCTGCCGACCGCTGGAGCGCCGGGCGCGCGGGCTGTCAACCTCCTGCTGCGCTATTCGATCCCGGTCTTCTTTTACGCCCCCGACGCGGAGTCGCCCAAGCTCGCGTGGCGCTTTCGCAAGAAGGACGGCCGCATTGTCGTGACGCTGCGCAATGATGGCGGGCGCCATGTGCGCATTTCCGCTCTCAAGCTGAAAGACCGCTCCGGCGCCGTCGCTTCCTTCGGCGGCGGCCTCGTCGGCTATGTGCTCCCACATTCAGAGGTCCAGTGGACATCGCAGCTCGCGAAGGGATTTGCCGGCGATACGGCTGCCTTGAGCGCCATGAGCGACCAGGGACCCATCGATGCCGAGGCGACGGCGGAACGCTGA
- a CDS encoding MaoC family dehydratase, whose amino-acid sequence MSKSKINVGNFFEDFSIGQILRHAAPRTVTVGEVALYTALYLPRFAVQSSKAFAEAIGYKDAPIDDMLVFHLVLGKTVPDVSLNALANLGYADFRFLAPVYPGDTLDAVSEVIGLKENSNKETGVVYVRTTGKNQRGETVLSYARWVMVKKRDKDAPVGPTVVPDLPKAVDPSQLGKAVPPIKVAAYDKALAGSPFFWGDYDKGEKIDHIDGMTVEEAEHMLATRLYQNNSKVHFNQYYESQGRFGKRIIYGGHVISMARALSFNGLENVFHISAVNGGKHVNPLFSGGTIFAWSEVLDKAEIPGRSDIGALRMRLVATKDKPCADFPLNGADGKPDPAVLLDLDYWAVLPR is encoded by the coding sequence ATGAGCAAGTCGAAAATCAACGTCGGCAATTTCTTCGAGGATTTCTCGATCGGTCAGATCCTGCGCCACGCCGCGCCGCGCACCGTCACTGTCGGCGAGGTCGCGCTCTACACGGCGCTCTATCTGCCCCGTTTCGCGGTGCAGTCCTCCAAGGCTTTCGCCGAAGCCATCGGCTACAAGGACGCGCCGATCGACGACATGCTCGTCTTTCATCTGGTGCTCGGCAAGACGGTGCCGGACGTCTCGCTCAATGCGCTCGCGAACCTCGGCTATGCGGATTTCAGGTTCCTCGCCCCGGTCTATCCGGGCGACACGCTCGACGCCGTTTCCGAAGTCATCGGCCTGAAGGAAAATTCCAACAAGGAGACCGGCGTCGTCTATGTGCGTACGACCGGCAAGAATCAGCGCGGCGAAACCGTGCTCTCCTATGCGCGCTGGGTGATGGTGAAGAAGCGCGACAAGGATGCGCCCGTCGGCCCCACGGTCGTGCCCGACCTGCCGAAGGCGGTCGATCCGTCGCAACTCGGCAAGGCGGTGCCGCCGATCAAGGTTGCAGCCTATGACAAGGCGCTCGCCGGCTCTCCCTTTTTCTGGGGCGATTACGACAAGGGCGAGAAGATCGACCATATCGACGGCATGACCGTCGAAGAGGCCGAGCACATGCTGGCGACGCGCCTCTACCAGAACAATTCGAAAGTGCACTTCAACCAGTATTACGAATCGCAGGGGCGCTTCGGGAAGCGGATCATCTACGGCGGCCATGTGATTTCGATGGCGCGCGCGCTGTCCTTCAACGGTTTGGAGAATGTGTTCCACATCTCGGCGGTGAACGGCGGCAAGCACGTCAATCCGCTGTTCTCGGGCGGAACGATCTTCGCCTGGAGCGAAGTGCTGGACAAGGCGGAGATTCCGGGCCGCAGCGACATTGGCGCGCTGCGCATGCGCCTCGTCGCGACGAAGGACAAGCCCTGTGCCGACTTCCCGCTCAACGGCGCCGACGGCAAGCCCGATCCCGCCGTGCTGCTCGATCTCGATTACTGGGCGGTGCTGCCGAGGTAA
- a CDS encoding cysteine desulfurase family protein, which produces MSRNRIYLDHNATSPLRPEARAAMLAALEGPGNASAVHAEGRAAKAALEQARAAIARGLGTAARNVTFTSGATEAATLVLTPMLHREKEEAPIDVLLLGAGEHPAVLQGGRFPAGAVERVALTPDGALSLPALDAALARHAGRRLMLALQAVNNETGVIQPVREAAARVHAVGGLVVCDATQAIGRIETTFETTESDFLFFSSHKLGGPMGAGALAAAQDNLHITETLLRGGGQEFGRRAGTENVAAIAGFAAAFEAASKGREAEAARLGLLRDRLERRIAQIAPDARFFGRGAARVACVSAFALPGMPAHTLLMALDLSGVAVSSGSACSSGKVRESHVLAAMGAQEKEALRVSLGWSTREVDVEQFGMVLSEVVDRIRLRRSVA; this is translated from the coding sequence ATGTCAAGGAATCGCATCTACCTCGACCATAACGCTACCTCGCCGCTGCGCCCCGAGGCGCGCGCGGCGATGCTCGCGGCGCTGGAGGGGCCGGGCAACGCCTCCGCCGTCCATGCTGAAGGGCGGGCGGCCAAGGCGGCGCTGGAGCAGGCGCGGGCGGCGATCGCCAGGGGGCTGGGGACAGCGGCCCGAAACGTGACCTTCACGAGCGGCGCCACCGAGGCGGCGACTCTCGTCCTCACGCCCATGTTGCATCGCGAGAAAGAAGAGGCTCCGATCGACGTTCTCCTGCTCGGCGCGGGGGAGCATCCGGCCGTGCTTCAGGGCGGCCGCTTTCCGGCCGGGGCCGTCGAGCGCGTGGCGCTGACGCCGGACGGGGCGCTCTCTCTGCCCGCCCTCGACGCGGCGCTCGCCCGCCATGCCGGGCGGCGGCTCATGCTCGCGCTACAGGCCGTAAACAACGAGACGGGCGTGATTCAGCCGGTCCGTGAGGCGGCGGCGCGGGTCCACGCCGTGGGCGGCCTCGTCGTCTGCGACGCCACGCAGGCGATCGGCCGAATCGAAACGACATTCGAGACGACCGAATCGGATTTCCTGTTCTTCTCCTCGCACAAGCTCGGCGGTCCCATGGGGGCGGGGGCGCTTGCCGCGGCGCAAGATAATCTCCACATAACGGAAACACTATTGCGCGGCGGCGGACAAGAGTTCGGTCGCCGCGCCGGCACCGAGAATGTCGCCGCAATCGCCGGATTCGCCGCTGCTTTCGAGGCCGCGTCGAAGGGGCGGGAGGCGGAGGCCGCGAGGCTCGGCCTGCTGCGCGACCGGCTGGAAAGGCGGATTGCGCAGATTGCTCCCGACGCCCGCTTCTTCGGGCGGGGAGCGGCGCGCGTCGCTTGCGTCTCGGCTTTCGCCCTTCCCGGCATGCCGGCGCATACCTTGTTGATGGCGCTGGATCTTTCTGGCGTCGCCGTTTCGAGCGGCTCCGCCTGCTCGTCGGGCAAGGTGCGCGAGTCCCATGTGCTGGCGGCGATGGGGGCGCAAGAAAAAGAGGCGTTGCGCGTCAGTCTGGGTTGGTCTACGCGCGAAGTCGATGTAGAACAGTTTGGAATGGTTCTATCGGAGGTCGTGGACCGTATCAGGTTGCGACGTTCCGTCGCCTAA
- a CDS encoding helix-turn-helix domain-containing protein, with protein sequence MMDKDEARDFAPLSFFGGDMTGEELRRSRLALGLTLDEFARLVRVSSGRTVRKWEDGEREVPGPVEVLTELFLLSSDAWRCRCKMNDMTDAFRCKCG encoded by the coding sequence ATGATGGACAAAGACGAGGCGCGGGATTTCGCGCCTCTCTCATTTTTCGGTGGCGACATGACCGGCGAAGAACTCCGACGATCGCGGCTTGCCCTCGGGCTCACCCTCGATGAGTTTGCGCGGCTCGTGCGTGTCTCGAGCGGGAGGACGGTTCGGAAGTGGGAGGACGGAGAGCGCGAGGTTCCCGGACCCGTCGAAGTCCTGACCGAACTTTTTCTCCTGTCATCCGATGCGTGGCGCTGCCGCTGCAAGATGAACGACATGACGGACGCCTTCCGCTGCAAATGCGGCTGA
- a CDS encoding alpha/beta hydrolase — protein MPEVIFTGPAGRLEGRFHQSATRGAPIAIILHPHPQFGGTMNNQIVYHLYYAFAERGFSVLRFNFRGVGRSQGAFDHGSGELSDAAAALDWAQAVNPEARACWIAGVSFGSWIGMQLLMRRPEIEGFVSVAPPANRFDFSFLAPCPSSGLFIHGDQDRVAPLKEVTGLIEKLKTQKGIVIEHAVVEGANHFFENKVEPLIAHVDAYLDRRLGNPPRILIPARGD, from the coding sequence ATGCCCGAAGTCATCTTCACCGGACCGGCCGGGAGGCTCGAAGGCCGCTTCCATCAGTCCGCCACGCGCGGCGCGCCGATCGCCATCATCCTGCATCCGCACCCGCAGTTCGGCGGGACGATGAACAATCAGATCGTCTATCACCTGTACTACGCTTTTGCGGAGCGTGGCTTTTCGGTGCTGCGCTTCAACTTTCGCGGCGTCGGCCGCTCTCAGGGCGCTTTCGACCATGGCTCGGGCGAATTGTCGGACGCCGCCGCCGCGCTCGACTGGGCGCAGGCGGTGAACCCCGAGGCGCGCGCCTGCTGGATCGCGGGCGTATCCTTCGGCTCCTGGATCGGCATGCAGCTGCTCATGCGCCGGCCCGAGATCGAGGGCTTCGTCTCGGTCGCGCCGCCGGCCAACCGGTTCGATTTCTCCTTCCTCGCCCCCTGCCCCTCGTCTGGCCTCTTCATCCACGGGGATCAGGACCGCGTCGCCCCGCTCAAGGAAGTCACCGGGCTGATCGAGAAGCTCAAGACGCAGAAGGGCATCGTCATCGAACACGCCGTGGTCGAGGGCGCCAATCATTTCTTCGAGAACAAGGTCGAGCCGCTGATCGCGCATGTCGACGCCTATCTCGACAGGCGCCTCGGCAATCCGCCGCGCATCCTGATCCCCGCGCGCGGGGATTGA
- a CDS encoding PRC-barrel domain-containing protein, which translates to MIKAIVFAAALATAGAGVVYAQQSGTTGGTPGSTMGTGAERGTTGTMGMERGTTGGTGKAGSQTMGAREGAMGKTAQMMTTLPQHVTAVSNWYDQNVYDPNENKIGEVKDMLLDREGKVQAVIISVGGFLGMGEKDVAVPFDAVGATQRDNKWWLSMNASKDELRTAPGFRYDRSKNAWTVAVR; encoded by the coding sequence ATGATCAAGGCGATTGTGTTCGCGGCTGCGCTGGCCACGGCGGGAGCTGGCGTCGTCTATGCGCAGCAGAGCGGAACCACCGGCGGAACGCCGGGCTCGACCATGGGGACCGGCGCCGAGCGCGGAACCACCGGCACGATGGGCATGGAGCGGGGGACCACTGGCGGGACGGGCAAGGCGGGCTCGCAGACGATGGGCGCCCGCGAAGGCGCGATGGGTAAGACCGCCCAGATGATGACGACCTTGCCGCAGCATGTGACGGCCGTTTCCAATTGGTACGATCAGAACGTTTACGACCCGAATGAGAACAAGATCGGGGAAGTGAAGGACATGCTGCTCGATCGCGAGGGCAAGGTTCAGGCCGTGATCATTTCTGTGGGCGGCTTCCTCGGCATGGGCGAGAAGGATGTGGCGGTTCCATTCGACGCCGTCGGGGCGACCCAGCGCGACAACAAGTGGTGGCTGAGCATGAACGCGAGCAAGGATGAGCTGCGCACGGCGCCCGGCTTCCGTTACGACCGTTCGAAGAATGCCTGGACGGTGGCTGTCCGCTGA